Proteins co-encoded in one Streptomyces sp. JH34 genomic window:
- a CDS encoding cobyrinate a,c-diamide synthase, translated as MVSVPRLVIAAPASGSGKTTVATGLMAAFSERGLAVSPHKVGPDYIDPGYHALATGRPGRNLDAYMCGPDLVAPLFAHGASGCDLAVVEGVMGLYDGASGQGELASTAQVSKLLRAPVVLVVDASSQSRSVAALVHGFASWDPEVRIGGVILNKVASDRHEALLREALDESGLPVLGVLRRAPQVATPSRHLGLVPVAERRTDALDAVRAMGDRVREGCELDALMALARSAPDLPDEAWEPERHPAPGTRPVVAVAGGAAFTFAYAEHAELLAAAGAEVVVFDPLHDEKLPAGTAGLVIGGGFPEMYAPELSANEPMRGAVTGLALSGAPVAAECAGLLYLARELDGRPMCGVLDASARMSERLTLGYRQAVAVSDSVLAVAGTRLRGHEFHRTVLEPGAGPTPAWGLHQPERRVEGFVQGGVHASYLHTHWAAAPGVARRFVEQCRG; from the coding sequence GTGGTGAGTGTTCCTCGTCTGGTCATAGCCGCACCCGCTTCGGGCAGCGGCAAGACCACGGTCGCCACGGGCCTGATGGCGGCCTTCTCGGAGCGTGGCCTCGCGGTGTCCCCGCACAAGGTGGGGCCGGACTACATCGACCCGGGTTACCACGCGCTGGCCACCGGCCGGCCGGGGCGCAACCTCGACGCCTACATGTGCGGGCCCGATCTGGTCGCCCCGCTGTTCGCGCACGGGGCGAGCGGCTGCGACCTGGCCGTCGTCGAGGGCGTGATGGGGCTGTACGACGGGGCGTCGGGGCAGGGCGAACTGGCCTCGACCGCCCAGGTGTCCAAGCTGCTGCGGGCGCCCGTCGTCCTGGTCGTGGACGCGTCCTCGCAGTCGCGGTCGGTCGCGGCGCTCGTGCACGGCTTCGCCTCCTGGGACCCGGAGGTGCGGATCGGCGGCGTGATCCTGAACAAGGTGGCCTCCGACCGTCACGAGGCGTTGCTTCGGGAGGCGCTCGACGAGTCCGGGCTGCCGGTCCTCGGGGTGCTGCGGCGGGCCCCTCAGGTGGCGACCCCGTCACGTCATCTGGGCCTGGTCCCGGTGGCCGAGCGGCGGACCGACGCCCTCGACGCCGTGCGCGCGATGGGCGACCGTGTCCGCGAGGGCTGTGAGCTGGACGCCCTGATGGCGCTGGCCCGCTCCGCACCGGACCTGCCCGACGAGGCGTGGGAGCCGGAGCGGCATCCGGCACCGGGCACCCGGCCCGTGGTCGCCGTGGCGGGTGGCGCTGCGTTCACCTTCGCCTACGCGGAGCACGCCGAGCTCCTGGCGGCGGCGGGCGCGGAGGTGGTCGTCTTCGATCCGCTCCACGACGAGAAGCTGCCCGCGGGCACGGCGGGGCTCGTCATAGGCGGCGGCTTCCCGGAGATGTACGCCCCCGAACTGTCGGCCAACGAGCCGATGCGCGGGGCGGTGACCGGTCTCGCGCTGTCCGGTGCCCCGGTGGCGGCGGAGTGCGCCGGGCTGCTCTATCTGGCCCGTGAGCTGGACGGCCGCCCGATGTGCGGGGTGCTGGACGCCTCGGCACGGATGTCCGAGCGGCTGACCCTCGGCTACCGGCAGGCGGTGGCGGTCTCCGACAGCGTGCTGGCGGTTGCCGGGACGCGGCTGCGCGGGCACGAGTTCCACCGGACGGTGCTGGAGCCCGGGGCCGGACCGACGCCGGCCTGGGGTCTGCACCAGCCCGAGCGGCGGGTGGAGGGCTTCGTGCAGGGGGGCGTGCACGCGAGTTACCTGCATACGCACTGGGCGGCGGCGCCCGGGGTCGCGCGGCGTTTCGTGGAGCAGTGCCGGGGGTGA
- the cobO gene encoding cob(I)yrinic acid a,c-diamide adenosyltransferase, with the protein MPQGQPVSVPDDGLTTRQRRNRPLLFVHTGVGKGKSTAAFGLALRAWNQGWPIGVFQFVKSAKWKVGEENALKVLGASGEGGSVDWHKMGEGWSWVQRGIHGDNSDNEEKAREGWEQVKRDLAAETYKLYVLDEFAYPMHWGWIDTDEVVEVMRGRPGTQHVVITGRNAPQKLIEAADLVTDMSKVKHPMDAGQKGQRGIEW; encoded by the coding sequence ATGCCACAGGGACAGCCTGTATCGGTACCGGACGACGGGCTGACGACGCGTCAGCGCCGCAATCGTCCACTGCTGTTCGTCCACACGGGCGTCGGCAAGGGCAAGTCGACGGCGGCCTTCGGGCTGGCCCTGCGGGCCTGGAACCAGGGCTGGCCGATCGGGGTTTTCCAGTTCGTGAAGTCGGCGAAGTGGAAGGTCGGCGAGGAGAACGCGCTGAAGGTGCTCGGCGCGAGCGGCGAGGGCGGCAGCGTCGACTGGCACAAGATGGGCGAGGGCTGGTCGTGGGTCCAGAGGGGCATCCACGGTGACAACTCCGACAACGAGGAGAAGGCCCGCGAGGGGTGGGAGCAGGTCAAGCGTGACCTGGCCGCCGAGACGTACAAGCTGTACGTGCTCGACGAGTTCGCCTATCCGATGCACTGGGGCTGGATCGACACCGACGAGGTCGTCGAGGTGATGCGCGGCCGTCCGGGGACGCAGCACGTGGTGATCACGGGGCGGAACGCACCGCAGAAACTGATCGAGGCCGCCGACCTGGTGACGGACATGTCCAAGGTCAAGCACCCGATGGACGCCGGTCAGAAGGGCCAGAGAGGCATCGAGTGGTGA
- a CDS encoding putative cobaltochelatase, whose translation MSTPYPFTAIVGQDDLRLGLLLNAVSPAVGGVLVRGEKGTAKSTAVRALAALMPEVAVVAGCRFSCDPGAPDPACPDGPHDAGAGVSRAARTVELPVGASEDRLVGALDIERALSEGVKAFEPGLLADAHRGILYVDEVNLLHDHLVDLLLDASAMGASYVEREGVSVRHAARFLLVGTMNPEEGELRPQLLDRFGLTVEVAASRETDLRVEVVRRRLAYDDDPAGFAARWADEETALRERIVAARALLPRVVLGDGVLRQIAATCAAFEVDGMRADIVMARTATALAAWAGREEVVADDVRQAALLALPHRRRRNPFDAPGLDEDKLDEALQDAADERGGDDDPGPDGPGGGVPPQGDGPESDGGGPDGGGADDGSTDDPGADGPGREDTGSGDAPAPGGGGEQRPVRAGEPFRTKTLNVPGLGEGAAGRRSKARTEHGRTTGSRRPEGALTKLHLAATVQAAAPHQRARGRSGRGLVVRRDDLRQATREGREGNLVLFVVDASGSMAARQRMSAVKGAVMSLLLDAYQRRDKVGLVTFRGKEAGVALPPTSSVDAAAARLESLPTGGRTPLAAGLLKAHDVLRVERMRDPSRRALLVVVTDGRATGGVDPVALAGRAGRLHASEGTASVVVDCESGFVRLGLAAQLARDLGGSAVTLDELRADSIAGLVKDITAAGRAA comes from the coding sequence GTGAGTACGCCGTATCCCTTCACCGCCATCGTCGGGCAGGACGATCTGCGGCTCGGGCTGCTGCTCAACGCCGTCAGTCCCGCCGTGGGCGGGGTCCTTGTCCGGGGTGAGAAGGGCACCGCGAAGTCCACCGCGGTGCGGGCGCTGGCCGCCCTCATGCCCGAGGTCGCGGTCGTGGCGGGGTGCCGTTTCTCGTGCGACCCGGGGGCGCCCGACCCGGCGTGTCCCGACGGCCCCCATGACGCGGGGGCGGGCGTGTCGCGCGCGGCGCGGACCGTGGAGCTTCCGGTCGGCGCGTCGGAGGACCGGCTGGTGGGTGCGCTGGACATCGAGCGGGCCCTCTCGGAGGGCGTGAAGGCCTTCGAGCCGGGGCTCCTCGCCGACGCCCATCGCGGGATCCTGTATGTCGACGAGGTCAATCTGCTTCATGACCACCTGGTGGACCTGCTGCTCGATGCCTCAGCCATGGGTGCCTCGTACGTCGAGCGGGAGGGTGTCTCGGTCCGCCACGCGGCCCGGTTCCTGCTGGTCGGAACGATGAACCCGGAGGAGGGCGAACTCCGGCCGCAGTTGCTGGACCGCTTCGGGCTGACCGTCGAGGTGGCCGCCTCGCGGGAGACCGACCTGCGGGTGGAGGTCGTGCGGCGGAGGCTCGCGTACGACGACGATCCGGCCGGGTTCGCGGCACGGTGGGCGGACGAGGAGACGGCGCTGCGTGAGCGTATCGTCGCCGCGCGCGCCCTGCTCCCCCGTGTGGTGCTCGGTGACGGCGTGTTGCGGCAGATCGCGGCGACCTGTGCGGCGTTCGAGGTCGACGGGATGCGCGCCGACATCGTCATGGCGCGGACCGCGACGGCGCTCGCGGCGTGGGCGGGGCGCGAGGAGGTCGTCGCGGACGACGTGCGGCAGGCCGCGCTCCTGGCACTCCCCCACCGGCGCAGGCGCAATCCGTTCGACGCGCCCGGGCTGGACGAGGACAAGCTGGACGAGGCCCTCCAGGATGCCGCGGACGAGCGAGGCGGCGACGACGATCCCGGCCCCGACGGGCCCGGCGGCGGGGTGCCCCCGCAGGGCGACGGGCCCGAGAGCGACGGCGGCGGCCCGGATGGGGGCGGCGCCGACGACGGAAGTACAGATGACCCAGGCGCCGACGGGCCCGGCCGGGAGGACACCGGGAGCGGGGACGCGCCCGCGCCGGGCGGCGGCGGTGAGCAGCGGCCCGTGCGGGCCGGCGAACCGTTCCGGACGAAGACGCTCAACGTGCCGGGTCTGGGCGAGGGCGCGGCGGGGCGGCGGTCCAAGGCACGCACCGAGCACGGCCGGACCACCGGTTCACGGCGGCCCGAGGGGGCGCTGACGAAGCTGCACCTGGCGGCGACCGTGCAGGCGGCGGCGCCGCACCAGCGGGCACGCGGGCGGTCGGGCCGGGGTCTCGTCGTACGGCGTGACGATCTGCGGCAGGCGACGCGGGAGGGGCGCGAGGGCAATCTCGTGCTGTTCGTGGTGGACGCCTCCGGGTCGATGGCGGCCCGGCAGCGCATGAGCGCGGTGAAGGGGGCGGTGATGTCGCTGCTGCTGGACGCGTACCAGCGCAGGGACAAGGTCGGTCTGGTCACCTTCCGGGGGAAGGAAGCCGGGGTGGCGCTGCCCCCGACCTCGTCGGTGGACGCGGCCGCCGCCCGGCTGGAGTCGCTCCCGACAGGCGGGCGCACCCCGCTGGCCGCCGGACTGCTGAAGGCGCACGACGTACTGCGGGTGGAGCGGATGCGTGATCCGTCGCGACGGGCGCTGCTCGTCGTGGTGACGGACGGCCGGGCGACCGGGGGCGTGGATCCGGTGGCGCTGGCGGGGCGCGCCGGGCGGCTGCACGCCTCGGAGGGCACCGCGTCGGTCGTCGTGGACTGCGAGTCGGGGTTCGTGCGCCTCGGCCTCGCCGCACAGCTCGCCCGGGATCTGGGAGGCAGCGCGGTCACGCTCGACGAGCTGCGGGCCGACTCGATCGCCGGGCTGGTCAAGGACATCACTGCTGCCGGGAGGGCCGCGTAA
- a CDS encoding cobyric acid synthase — protein sequence MSGGLLVAGTTSDAGKSVVTAGICRWLVRRGVKVAPFKAQNMSLNSFVTREGAEIGRAQAMQAQAARVEPSALMNPVLLKPGGDRSSQVVLMGKPVGEMSARGYHGGRQEALLGTVTDCLEQLRGTYDAVICEGAGSPAEINLRRTDIVNMGIARAARFPVLVVGDIDRGGVFASFFGTTALLSPEDQALIAGYLVNKFRGDVSLLEPGLDMLLGLTGRRTYGVLPYAHGLGIDEEDGLRVSMRGAVRESVVAPPHGEDVLRVAVCAVPLMSNFTDVDALAAEPGVVVRFVDRAEELVDADLVIVPGTRGTVKALAWLRERGLADALLRRAAEGRPVLGICGGFQVLGERVEDDVESRAGLVEGLGLLPVRVRFGREKVLARPVGEALGEPVEGYEIHHGVAEVGGGEPFLDGCRVGAVWGTHWHGSLESDAFRRAFLTEVARAAGRRFTPAPDTSFGALREEQLDRLGDLIEEHADTDALWRLIETGAPEGLPFLAPGAPPMPGLAPGAPEEPGRPAPDGPGLAGAGRESADVTVTEEAP from the coding sequence ATGAGCGGCGGGTTGCTGGTCGCGGGTACCACGTCGGACGCGGGCAAGAGCGTGGTCACCGCGGGGATCTGCCGGTGGCTGGTGCGCCGGGGGGTGAAGGTCGCGCCGTTCAAGGCGCAGAACATGTCGCTGAACTCGTTCGTGACCCGGGAGGGGGCGGAGATCGGCCGGGCGCAGGCGATGCAGGCGCAGGCCGCCCGGGTGGAGCCGTCTGCCCTGATGAACCCGGTGCTGCTCAAGCCCGGTGGCGACCGCTCCAGCCAGGTCGTCCTGATGGGGAAGCCGGTCGGCGAGATGAGTGCGCGCGGCTACCACGGGGGGCGCCAGGAGGCGCTGCTGGGGACGGTCACGGACTGTCTGGAGCAGCTGCGGGGGACCTATGACGCGGTGATCTGCGAGGGCGCGGGCAGTCCGGCCGAGATCAATCTGCGGCGTACGGACATCGTGAACATGGGCATCGCGCGGGCCGCGCGCTTCCCGGTGCTGGTGGTCGGCGACATCGACCGGGGCGGGGTGTTCGCCTCGTTCTTCGGCACGACGGCGCTGCTGAGCCCGGAGGACCAGGCGCTGATCGCCGGGTACCTCGTCAACAAGTTCCGTGGTGACGTGTCGCTCCTGGAACCCGGTCTCGACATGCTGCTGGGGCTCACGGGCCGGCGGACGTACGGGGTGCTGCCGTACGCCCACGGTCTGGGCATCGACGAGGAGGACGGGCTGCGGGTGTCGATGCGCGGCGCCGTGCGGGAGTCGGTCGTCGCGCCGCCGCACGGCGAGGACGTCCTGCGGGTCGCGGTGTGCGCGGTGCCGCTGATGTCGAACTTCACCGACGTGGACGCGCTGGCGGCCGAGCCGGGTGTGGTGGTGCGGTTCGTGGACCGCGCGGAGGAGCTCGTCGACGCGGATCTGGTGATCGTGCCGGGGACGCGGGGCACCGTGAAGGCGCTGGCGTGGCTGCGGGAGCGCGGTCTGGCGGACGCCCTGCTGCGGCGGGCCGCCGAGGGGCGGCCGGTGCTGGGGATCTGCGGCGGGTTCCAGGTACTGGGCGAGCGCGTCGAGGACGACGTGGAGTCGCGGGCCGGGCTCGTCGAGGGCCTCGGGCTGCTGCCGGTGCGGGTCCGTTTCGGCCGCGAGAAGGTCCTGGCCCGGCCGGTCGGAGAGGCTCTCGGGGAGCCGGTGGAGGGGTACGAGATCCATCACGGGGTCGCCGAGGTGGGCGGCGGCGAGCCGTTCCTCGACGGCTGCCGGGTGGGCGCGGTGTGGGGGACGCACTGGCACGGGTCGCTGGAGAGCGACGCCTTCCGGCGGGCGTTCCTGACCGAGGTCGCGCGGGCCGCCGGGCGCCGGTTCACCCCGGCGCCGGACACGAGCTTCGGGGCCCTGCGGGAGGAACAGCTCGACCGGCTCGGGGACCTGATCGAGGAACACGCCGACACGGACGCGTTGTGGCGGCTGATCGAGACCGGCGCGCCGGAGGGGCTCCCGTTCCTCGCACCGGGCGCGCCGCCCATGCCCGGCCTCGCCCCTGGAGCGCCCGAGGAGCCCGGGAGACCCGCTCCGGACGGGCCGGGGCTCGCCGGGGCCGGACGTGAGAGTGCAGATGTGACCGTTACAGAGGAGGCTCCGTGA
- a CDS encoding cobalamin biosynthesis protein: MRADRVFAYGATAGLIGDLLLGDPRRGHPVAAFGRAAAGVESLLWRDHRGWGALHTLVCAGGATGAAALAARAVRHRPAAAVALTAAATWSVVGGTSLGREARAVGGALAAGDIELARERLPHLCGRDPQALDGPGIARAVVESVAENTSDAVVGALVWGALGGVPGLVGFRAVNTLDAMVGHKSSRHRRYGWASARLDDVVGWPGARLTAALAVAAGGRPCEAVRAWRADARRHPSPNAGPVEASFAGALGVRLGGTLAYGGRVEHRPVLNGGAGRDVRVTDIERAVRLSRRVSVLALAVCAAGRLARGRRAT, encoded by the coding sequence GTGCGAGCCGACCGCGTCTTCGCGTACGGCGCCACCGCCGGGCTGATCGGCGACCTGCTGCTCGGTGACCCCCGGCGGGGCCACCCCGTCGCCGCCTTCGGGCGTGCCGCGGCGGGCGTCGAGAGCCTGCTGTGGCGCGATCACCGCGGCTGGGGTGCCCTGCACACGCTCGTCTGCGCCGGGGGCGCCACGGGCGCCGCCGCGCTGGCCGCCCGTGCCGTGCGCCACCGTCCCGCCGCCGCGGTGGCGCTGACGGCCGCCGCCACCTGGTCCGTCGTCGGGGGCACGTCGCTGGGCCGCGAGGCGCGTGCCGTCGGCGGGGCACTGGCCGCCGGGGACATCGAGCTGGCCCGGGAGCGGCTGCCGCACCTGTGCGGCCGGGACCCCCAGGCACTGGACGGTCCTGGCATCGCCCGCGCGGTGGTGGAGTCCGTCGCCGAGAACACCTCCGACGCCGTCGTGGGGGCCCTGGTGTGGGGGGCGCTCGGCGGAGTGCCGGGGCTGGTCGGCTTCCGTGCCGTCAACACGCTCGACGCGATGGTCGGGCACAAGTCGTCCCGCCACCGGCGCTACGGCTGGGCCTCGGCCCGGCTCGACGACGTCGTCGGCTGGCCCGGGGCCCGGCTGACCGCCGCCCTGGCCGTGGCCGCCGGTGGACGCCCGTGCGAGGCCGTCCGGGCGTGGCGGGCCGACGCGCGCCGGCATCCCAGCCCCAACGCGGGCCCGGTGGAGGCCTCGTTCGCGGGGGCGCTCGGCGTACGGCTCGGCGGGACCCTCGCGTACGGCGGGCGGGTGGAGCACCGGCCGGTGCTCAACGGCGGGGCCGGCCGGGACGTGCGGGTCACGGACATCGAACGGGCGGTGCGGCTGTCGCGCCGGGTGAGTGTGCTGGCCCTCGCCGTGTGCGCGGCGGGGCGGCTGGCCAGGGGACGGAGAGCCACATGA
- a CDS encoding inorganic phosphate transporter: MEHITLLLAIVVVTALVFDFTNGFHDTANAMATTISTGALKPKTAVAMSAVLNLVGAFLSVEVAKTISGGIINEDGLRTEVIFAALVGAILWNLLTWLVGLPSSSSHALFGGLIGAAVMSAGWSSIDGGTVVTKVLLPAIAAPLVAGVAALLATKLTYRLNRKITDEAQLKSTAKGYRAGQIASAGLVSLAHGTNDAQKTMGIITLALVTGGVLAPGSNPPVWVIASAGIAIALGTYLGGWRIIRTMGSGLTDLRPPQGFAAQTSAATVILASSHLGFSLSTTQSCSGAVMGAGLGRKGGVVRWSTATRMFVAWGLTLPAAGLVGAGAEFLTKQGPWGVAVVAVLLVAGSGAIWLLSRRKPVDHTNVNADGGEPAGVVTTAMAAVSPPPVGVAVPDLKTTIHAPASETPADRPATV, from the coding sequence ATGGAACACATCACGCTGCTGCTTGCGATTGTGGTCGTGACAGCTCTCGTGTTCGATTTCACGAACGGTTTCCACGACACCGCCAACGCGATGGCGACCACCATCTCGACCGGCGCTCTCAAGCCCAAGACAGCGGTGGCCATGTCCGCCGTCCTCAACCTCGTCGGCGCGTTCCTGTCGGTGGAGGTCGCCAAGACGATCTCCGGCGGGATCATCAACGAGGACGGCCTCAGAACCGAGGTCATCTTCGCCGCGCTCGTCGGCGCGATCCTGTGGAATCTGCTGACCTGGCTGGTCGGCCTGCCCTCCAGTTCCTCCCACGCACTCTTCGGCGGCCTCATCGGCGCCGCGGTGATGTCGGCCGGCTGGTCCTCGATCGACGGCGGCACCGTCGTCACGAAGGTCCTGCTGCCCGCGATCGCCGCGCCCCTGGTGGCCGGTGTCGCCGCGCTGCTGGCCACGAAGCTGACGTACCGCCTCAACCGGAAGATCACCGACGAGGCCCAGCTCAAGTCGACGGCCAAGGGATACCGCGCCGGCCAGATCGCCTCGGCCGGCCTGGTCTCGCTCGCCCACGGCACCAACGACGCGCAGAAGACCATGGGCATCATCACCCTGGCCCTGGTCACCGGTGGCGTCCTCGCCCCCGGCTCCAACCCTCCGGTCTGGGTCATCGCCTCCGCCGGTATCGCGATCGCCCTGGGCACCTACCTCGGCGGCTGGCGCATCATCCGCACCATGGGCAGCGGCCTCACCGACCTGCGTCCGCCGCAGGGCTTCGCGGCCCAGACGAGCGCGGCCACGGTCATCCTGGCCTCCTCGCACCTCGGCTTCTCCCTGTCGACCACGCAGTCCTGCTCCGGTGCCGTCATGGGCGCGGGCCTCGGACGCAAGGGGGGCGTGGTCCGCTGGTCCACCGCCACCCGGATGTTCGTCGCCTGGGGTCTGACCCTGCCGGCCGCCGGTCTGGTGGGCGCGGGCGCCGAGTTCCTGACCAAGCAGGGCCCCTGGGGCGTCGCTGTGGTCGCCGTCCTGCTCGTCGCGGGGTCCGGCGCCATCTGGCTGCTGTCGCGCCGCAAGCCGGTCGACCACACCAACGTGAACGCGGACGGGGGCGAGCCCGCGGGCGTCGTCACGACGGCCATGGCGGCCGTCAGCCCGCCGCCCGTCGGCGTGGCCGTCCCGGACCTCAAGACCACCATCCACGCCCCGGCGTCCGAGACCCCGGCCGACCGGCCGGCCACGGTGTAA